From Malaya genurostris strain Urasoe2022 chromosome 2, Malgen_1.1, whole genome shotgun sequence:
ctcctgcatgttatgtctcctgtataactgatgtggcgcagccacataaccgaagccaagatggctcggcggcacaaagccgccgagccgacgccagctgagtcggccgccgacccgccgtcggaagcggcggcctcttgcatacaaacctgtaaccgtctcgtttgcccggtctactcaaagctaggtttctttgctttagttaggttcgaacgagcggtagcgaggtcagaCAGcatatgaaccaaaacgatgtggcgtagccgcattagatattttttcattttcacttaataaacggaaaaaaccacctacatttgcctggtagatacatctatgcaattgctttgatgcttactagctaatagccaacaagttttcttgggaactactttctgaggttcatgaatcaatctttattcaagagtacaacaatcaatcattattcaagaagtacaatggtaggtcaacaaaacgggcgttaacgctatcatctttcgtttgtcctttatttaaattaattctaattacgatttcaagacgatttcaggattcggcgaaatgaccctttcggctaaatggctttcggcaaaatggcattcgacgaagtgacccattcggcgaaatgacattcggcgaaataaccctttcggcgaaatgactttcggcgaaatgactttcggcgaaacggctttcggcgaaatggctttcggcgaaatgaccctgatcccaatcggccacgtaaagcttttacgcaaaaagggcagaataaaaattttttttaataaaaaaataaataaaaaaatgttaccAAGAGtcccaaaataaacaaataaaccataatgttgaataaaaacgaatgatttttccTAGTGATTTTATTGTATTGAGACATGTTTTAATGAAAAATTATGCTAAGAACAAACTTGATCTTGCTGGATTACTTCGCGGGAGGCGCTTCAACAAGACTGAATATATATTGGATCAGTTTTAAAAGAGTTAAAAGATTAAATGATACTTTGGCGCTTCATTATGACATACAGTTTCAGGTCACCAAATATGACACCTGGACCACACGAGTATTAGCTCATAATACAAAAATCCAGATGTAGTAAGCTCAATGGATCTTCGTAATCTCGTGAGGCTATTCACTATTGTCACGAACAGCATGATCTTTGTAAATGCTTGGGTATATTATTCGTTCAAAGATATTGGTTTAGAAACTCCTACAACCAACGAGTTTAGCCGTCTGGCCCTTGAAACTTCTACAACCTGTGAGTTTAACCGTCCGACCCTACAGACAGATGCTTATGTTTGCAACTATAGACGGAAATCATATTACAAAATACGACTAAGTAATTTGCCTCGTGTTAATTATCTCCATATATGTATAGTCGGAAAGATTCGATTTCAATTATGtacagtttgtttgttttcaccGGAAGTGATAAGGATCTTCCACTCGAGGCAGtttggtttgtttacatttctcaaGTGTTCAatgtgcagtaaccaaggttatggtaattgttattcaaaattaatatttcataaatatttgttgccagtttcaatagttttcctggcgatttcgttttgacattaccagttactgaggggtagttagatttgcgatacagtttagatagacgagtggcaggtcgtgtcgtcggtttataTCTCTATCGATACGGCACAGAACATCATATTGTACAGCTACCTTTTCGATTATGTAATATATGTGCTGCTCTATTTCTTGATTGTTTATTTACAGTATTGGTATTTgcattatttttcgttttcCGAATCATCAATTTAGATTTAACCAAAAGTAACAAACAGCTTCTTCACATCAAATACCTTGTTAAAACTTTTAATTCAGTGCTTGTTCATTCCATAATTTCAATTAGGTTAATACCTTTCTAGTATAAGGCAGAATCGTCGACGAAATGTTTCGACTTTCTTCTGCCCAGACAATTTTTCATATCATTTATGTATATAATGAACAACAGTGGACCTAGGACGCTTCCTTGAGGCACACTCAAGTCGATTTGTCGAAGATTTGAGAACGAATTAGCAAATTTAGTTCTTTGCCCCATGGTTGACAGATAACTCTCAAACCACTGTAACACAATTACACATAGCCCGATTGAATACATTAGTTTTAGCAACTGTGCTCTGTCAATTGTGTCAAAatctaaaatttaataaaaatcgcTACAGTGAATTTACCACCTTCAACATTGCGttttcagttcagttcagttgcGCTATGAGTAATTAGTTGCAAATTCTTTGGAAAAAGTCCTGAAATGAACAAACGATAGCCCATTTAGTATTTAGCCTGATTGATTTTCGTTTCCAAAGTTGCCTGACTCTTTGTATTAGAGCTGTTTCAAAGCGTTATTCGTAAACAACATGGGTATGAAAAGGTTGTTGGAACATATTCCGCAATTTTCTATTTTGGAATCTTGCACAATCATGAACATGTATTCATTTAGAAGATTCAAATGCGAAAAGACGAGGTATTATTTAATAGATTACAACGAAATTGATTGTACAGAACCAGACACAGACTATATTTTCTATTACAAAAATCTACATTTCCTATCATCACACATCATCGGAATttcattgaataattttaaGATTACGACCAGCACAAAATGAGAAACAAATGTGACATTGTTCCACAGGAGCTTCACGTGGAGCTGAACTATCCAGTGGCGTGTAGCATGACAAATCGATGACAGTTGCCGTTCGTCGGTATGGTCGAGTGTCACGCAAAGTACGAACACGGGCCGCGACTGGATCTTATCGTCGTGAATGCACTGGTAGTTTGACCGGCGTTTTCAGCTTCCGGTCCGACACCGGCAGCTATCAAGATGAATTATATTTGCATCGATGCATCATATAAATTTCACGGATGTATGATAGATGCGCTTAGTGTGCCGAAATACTGTCGGCAGTAATTTATTATACCGTGTGGGGTTGGGAAATAGTGTGGAGTTTTCTCAAGCAGGAATGAATCCTTTTCTGGTGCTAGTTATTTGCTGTGCCGTGGGGAACAAGGTAAATTATGCTATGTTTGCGGTGTGTTTTGTTCGTCAGatagtaaatttattgttttcagCTTCATTTCACACGTGCTCAGCAAAACATTTTCGACCATGCCTCAAACGTCTTGCTTGGAGCGGCTGCAAAGGGAAAAGAAATCATCGATCATGGTGTTAATGTAAAATCTGATCGACAGAATAGTTATGGTCCGTagggtttaaaaaaaatattgcatcaTTATGACCCAAGCGatctttttcagattttttcggTTTGAAGTTGGGTACGAACAATGGCATTAATAGCGGATTCGGAGATGCTGCAACGGAAGCAACGCCGAGTAGCGCCGAAGATGACTTGACTCGCAAGAAACGTTCATTAGACTTACTGCGACCGACTGGAATTCTTGCTAACTCCGCCTTTGGTGCTAATGTTTATTTAGTCACTATTAATTCAGTTATTAACGTGAATAACTATGGAGTGACAACGGAAGCAAGCGCTACTGAATCATCGAAGCGAAAAAGACATTTAAGATTAGAGGACGACTCACCAAAGCAGCTAGAAACCATCAGCGACGCAAAAGATGCGttcgatgaaaaaaataataaaatgttcaaattcgTTGACTACGAGTCTCCACAGAATGATAAATTCATACGTGATATGAGATCTCCTGTGTATCACCCGAAAACGATTGATCAGAAGAAATATGGCTTTGAACATGAAATAGGACTGTTAAGATTACAACCATCTGAAACTCAATCCAGCGATACTAGAATTCTTATCCGGTCAAGGCGATCACCTCAAGAATCCAGTATCGAAACAGAAGCTTCAACCGGAAAGCCAGCCGATCGACCTCGTGCAGAACGGCGAGGAGGTGGACAGCCTCCGAATACGAGAAGGCGAAAACATCATGGCGGACCTTGCAAAAAACGGGGGCTGCCATCCGATGAAGATGTAGAAAGTAAATCCGATTCACCTGGAGATGATATGACATCCATAGATTCTAAACGAAAACGTGAAATAACGGAAGACGAGAAAGATGTATTTAACATTGACGGAGTCGATCTGGACCGATCTTACAGTGATTATTCTAGTGAAGTTGATAGTACCCATAAATCGTCTGATGAAGAATATGTAAGCTATGAAGTCATGTATGACGATGAGGAGAACAAGAAGGCGTTTCAACGAAATAAAAGACCACCGTGTGGAAGGGGTGGAAATCGCGTGACATCAACCGCAATGCCAGCAAATTTGCGAAGAGGGAAGAGGGACGTTTTACCGGAAGAGGGCACAGAAAAACCCGCCTCATGGTTCTCTACAGTACTGGATATTATAGTAACTTCTGCTAAACAGGTGGCTGCAGTAACGAGAAAAGTTTTTACCAGAGACAAACAGGGTGAGATGGAGGAAAATCCGGACGCGGAGAAATTGTAACAACGTCTTATTtaaatttggaaatttgtgcAGTTGTTACTATGCAATGTTCTTCAATGCTTGTAATCATAAGGCAAATAAAATTTCTCAACAAAGCATGacatattcgattttatcagaaAGACTTATGTGAACAGGTTCAATAAAGATATCTCTTCATGGATTACCTTTTcattgaattgaaaacaaaattatttaaattaactAACCTTTTCTTCTTTTGGTCAACTATGCTAAGTTTATGAGATTGATGAAAAATCAGTTGGAATGTTGAACAAATTGCATGATTCCACCATAACATCCACTGCAATAATCAAAGAGTTTTACCATCGGGCACGAATGTCTTTAattatcctttttgcagttgtttaccactatttccaatacttccgaaaccggattccgaGGATCtatatagccgaagttggttcgtatggctaGCAACAAATACGGCATAGAAATTAGAACAGTTTTGAGCGTAATTAAAacgattttttcgtgtttttctaCGCTGCTTTAGGTCACGGTATACATTTTTTAACACTATTCACCTGCTAAATTTGGAACCTGCCAAATTATTAATTcaggtgaaattcaggaaattcaCCTAAATtaaaatgtcgttttcgtttttaatttgcactgcaccggtgcagtgctacgcggaggcatgaataaacgaacaaaaataacgaaagcataaacagtaaccattgacgacaataaacgattccattgcacagagctacactaaACTCTTGATGAGcgctacaccagtggtaacggtgcagaaaaagt
This genomic window contains:
- the LOC131427372 gene encoding uncharacterized protein LOC131427372, whose protein sequence is MRLVCRNTVGSNLLYRVGLGNSVEFSQAGMNPFLVLVICCAVGNKLHFTRAQQNIFDHASNVLLGAAAKGKEIIDHGVNVKSDRQNSYDFFGLKLGTNNGINSGFGDAATEATPSSAEDDLTRKKRSLDLLRPTGILANSAFGANVYLVTINSVINVNNYGVTTEASATESSKRKRHLRLEDDSPKQLETISDAKDAFDEKNNKMFKFVDYESPQNDKFIRDMRSPVYHPKTIDQKKYGFEHEIGLLRLQPSETQSSDTRILIRSRRSPQESSIETEASTGKPADRPRAERRGGGQPPNTRRRKHHGGPCKKRGLPSDEDVESKSDSPGDDMTSIDSKRKREITEDEKDVFNIDGVDLDRSYSDYSSEVDSTHKSSDEEYVSYEVMYDDEENKKAFQRNKRPPCGRGGNRVTSTAMPANLRRGKRDVLPEEGTEKPASWFSTVLDIIVTSAKQVAAVTRKVFTRDKQGEMEENPDAEKL